AGGAACTGAAACAAAGATAACATAAACAAATTGTTGAAGATTTAGCATaaagtattaaatattttatttgcaaAACTCAATAATCCAGCAATGGTAAGCTTGACAGATGAACTTGCAACGGGTAAAGCCTGACTGCATGGCTAACGCTTCAAACTCAGCTCGCGATCTCTCTTTTCCGCCGGAACATTGAGTGAACATCAACATATCCATATCAAAGGCAATGTTCGCATTAATATCTCCATTCTCAGCGTCATCAGGAGTCACGAGTTCTATGACAACAACTTTCCCATTCTCCGGAAGTGATTTCCAGCagtttttaagaattttcaCGCAATCTTCGTCGGTCCAATCATGAAGTATACGCTgtaaaacaatttaaatcaaCAAAGTAAATACATAGTACtagttacatatatttcaaaaatatgagtTAAAAGAGAGTTTTTGAACTTACTTTCAAGATCATGGCATCTCCTTTAGGAACATCCACGAACATATTTCCGGCCACATGTTCCACCCCAGGGTAAGAAGGTGCTTGTGCCAAGGCACAAGTCAGATCAAAGTTGACACCCTTAATATTGGGATACTTTGAAGTAACAACACCGAGGGTGTTGCCAACTCCACCTCCAACATCAACTAACACATTCACATCTTTGAAGCCTTGGTAAACTTCAAGAGCCTTCTTCACGACAGCGATGGTGAATCCAGTCTGGTTAAAGAGTTTACTGAATCTTTCATCTGTACCCATATAGTCGAAGAGTTTCATGCCACCATGTGCACGACCAAATGCATCTCCTCCTTCTAGCACCACATCTTTTAGTTGTGCCCTGTAGTTAATGTACCAATAAAGTAAGATCTCATAGCGTTTAAAATCAGAAATCAAACATTATTTGTTACGAAGAATTTTGAAAGTTACCAGGTATTGAGGAAGACACTGTCGAAATTCACAATGACTTGAGACGCAAGGGATCCAATATCTTGAATGTTATCTTTCAAGAAAAATCTGCAAATTGGCTCGGCTCTATAGACTCTCTCCCCCTTCTCGGATGAGACCTTACCGCATTTTATCATGGAGTAGCTAGCGAGTAGACGAAGCATCCGATCCAACAAAGCTGGGGCCTCAGGGTTACGTGGTGTAGTTGGTAGCCTACTCGCTATCTCAGATGGTGAGAGGAAGGAGTCGGTGCAAGCGGCATTTGCGTAAAGAGTGTCAAAGACACCGAGCTCGAGAGCAGCTTTGAGAACCATCGGAAAGGCTGCGGCATTGGCTAGTCTCACAGCCATCAAGCCCAactcattatcatcatcaataACAATTTGGGTTTTGGTGTTGGAGCTTAAGGTTTCTTCAATAAGGAttcccatattttttttttctctttctttctttcttctccttgaaAATAACTGGTGATCACACTGATCAAGGCGAGGAAAGAAagaggtgtgtgtgtgtgtgtgtcttcTTGTAATGTTGAGGATGGTGATGATTTTAGTGGATCTTGTTTCTCCTTCTTATAGCTCAGGCTTAGcctcctttttatttattttattttaaataattcatTTAACTATATCGTCGGTTTATAGGTCCATTTGGCTGGCTGAATAGTCTGAGTCTCTATGTAGAAAAGTAAGAGCCAAATGTGGCGGCTAAAACAGTTAGATATTGTTTCGAGTTagttttgttttcagttttgtttagTAAAAGTCAAGCCAGTCTAATTTCAACACTACGATCAACCAAATGATTATACTAGAAAATCCTTATCAGGTTCAACTCTCGAGAATCTCTCATCTACATaatactaatattatttaattttgttattaaatgtaaaatttaaagATGTTGAATCAGTCAAAGATAAGCaaagataaatttaaaatttattttagttttaatataaaaataatttttgttgtaacttgatataaaaataattcttatatgataaaacaataattttacaGCACATTTGCTCTCTCTTCTTTTATTGTACGAGACATTGCTTAAAACACTATTAATTGGATATCacttttgaaaaatacattaaaGCAAAATTCCATAACATTTAGatttatagtttaataattattgattataatCTAgtatttattaagttttaaaattaatttcttaaaaatttacaattgaTTTAGAaggattaaatatttataaacataataattctttaaagataaatttaaatatgtatcaaATTTGTGGTAccattaaatttctttttttttatttattttagaaagaCTGCTTGAGATCATCAATAAAGAtgatataagtatatatatatatatatatatatatatatatatgttggcAGATCAATATCACTTACAGAAACACGAATTTTCGTacgtattttgtattttttttcttcaatttgaccAGCAAAGTATTACTATTATAGTATTCGTTCTCAAAGAAAAAATCAAGTATAATTACTCCAACTTGATGAAGATGACTGTGACCAAGGAAGGAGACATGCATAACTTCAAACTTGATTGAGATTACTGTGACCAAGAAAAGAGACTACGATTTGTACCGAAGTGAGCGTAACAAGGGAAGGAGGCTATTATTTGGACCGAAGTGAGCATAACATCACAAGTGTCTTCCATCTTGAATTGTCTGTCATTCCAGGAAGGTCACAAATATTGTATTGTCAAACTTCACTAAATACCATATTGGAGCATAAAATTTGCCTTTGTTTTCGCGCGGCCAGTGTCTAGGGTGGTAGATGATGCAATAAGTTGTTATAGATAGGAAGGTTGCATATTCTTGTGCGAAAAAATATAAACTCTTTAATGCCTTTTACCATGAAAACGGAGAAGGTACTCcttcagttttattttatttgtcgttctagatttcgatacacagattaataaaatatatattttttttttgaaacacaaccaACTTTCATTCATCAACTTTCTTGAGTACAAATACAAGAGGAAATTATCCATCCTctttgataaaaacataaactacaATAACAAACCCAATTAAGAAAGATAAATCTTCAAAGGAAGATGACAGCGAATTCAAGACAAGGCTTGGATGCGTCGATGGGGCATACCCGACATAGTCGGACAGCTGAAACTTAGTCACATAATGTGACGTTGAGGAACAACCCTCATCTACGAGACAACACATGGTAATCTCGGTTGTATCTTCTGGCCCCGTACAGACCGCTACGCAAGATAACAAACCGGTGATAAAGCTTAAACCGAAACTCGACAGCGAAGCCGAGAAATCATCTTCCATGGGAAGAAGGTATGGTGGAAAAATCATCTCTTCGGAAGATGTGGAAGAGTGAAATGGAAACTGTCTCGGTGAATCCAACGTTAAATTCTTCTCAACAAGATAATATGCCATTATCCGCAAATTTAAGACCCCGGTGAACCCACCAGAAATCCTTATCAAACAAGTCAATATCAAAACCACATTTTTCAATAAAATCAGTACAATCAGTACCTTCAAAAGCAGTACCGTATTTCTTGGTTTTGTGTAACTGGTTTGTGGGCTATCATAATAAGGGAACTTAGCAGTCCAGGCCCAATTAGTGATCACCTTTGGCCCAGCAAAAGACGATCGATTGAGTGACGGGAAGGAAAGGATACAGACCTTAGAGATGGAAACTCCGGCGGCGATGGATACGCAGCAGTCTTGAGAGGGACGATGCGCTTCAGCGAGAGGCGAGCTTAGATCACCGGAGAAAATGGGTCCTACAAACATACAGAGTGGAAGAGCGGCACAGTGGATCTCCTCGGAATCCCGGAGAGGACCGTCAACATCTGCGTTTGTCAAGCTGGATCTGGTGAGAGAGGTCCGGGTGGAGTTCGTCCTTATCAGGTAGCACGATATTGGTACTAAAACCTTGGAAAACAGTGGAATCCCACATACACAAGGGTATAGATTACCGCGACCGAGCACTGGATGTGGTGGAGATGGCGGACGACACTGTTGAAGAGGCGTCGATCTAAAGGTTTGGGGGTGACTGAAGCTGACCGGCATGATGGAGAAGTGGGGAGACCCCCAGAAAGTCACGGATCTTGTGTCGCAGACTTCGAAACGTAGACATGAGCGGCGGAAACGATTAGAACACGGTGATGAGCGATTTGAAGACGATAAATAGCAGGAGATAGAGCATATGGCCCGACGCCGGCGGCCAAAGGCCTCACCGGCGTCGAGAGAGATGTTGTTTGTCGGCTCCTCGATTTTCGGGCCCGAGAGAGAATTAGGGCGAACGCTCCTTGAGTtcgattaataaaatattaagtttatatatttactagataaaaacatcattagcAATACACCTAATTATATTTCAACCAAGAGAAAAATAgcttagaataaaaaataataaatgtttgtattgaaattataaaacgacacttattttgaaacaatttttttgctCTAAAACGACATCTAATTCGAAATGGAGAGAGTATGTAAGTTAATACAAAcgaaataaaagcaaaaaaaaaattctcaatctttgttttgaaagaatgttaaattattcaaacaaaaaaaaaactgaattagAGAAGTAGCTCTTTTGTGGTTCTTCTTAACTCCTTtaaaagaatttatttttttctttttttttctttaaaaagaatTTCAAATGTCTAATTAGATAAAGCCGGTTCTTGAAGAATACAGTGAGAAAGTAAACCAAAAAActtattcttttatttcatatttgctTGAACACACACTCGAAGCATGATCATCACATAATGAAACGAAGATGAATTAACAGTTTTGacgttttagtttttatatcttacacattttatttacaaaactcAATGATCCAGCAATGATAGGCCTGGCAAACGAATTTGCAATGAGTGAAACCAGAAGCTGCAGCTAAAGCTTCAAACTCGTCTCGTGATCTTTCTTTTCCACCAGAACATTGAGTGAACATCAGCATATCCATATCAAAAGCAATATTCGCATTAATGTCCCCATTCTCCGCTTCATCAGGAGTGACTAGTTCAATCACAACAACTTTACCGTTCTCTGGTAGTGACTTCCAACaatttttcagaattttcacgCAGTCTTCATCGATCCAGTCATGAAGTATACGCTGTAAAACAAATATGATCCCATGTTTAAGTACAACGTacaaatatattcataaaactcTAAGAAATAAGAATGATAAGATAGTTGATGAACTTACCTTCAAGATCATGGCATCTCCATTTGGAACATCTACGAACATATCTCCTGCGACATGTTCCACTCCAGGGTAAGAAGGTGCTTGTGCCAAGGCACAAGTCAGATCAAAGTTGACACCCTTAATATTTGGATACTTTGAAGTAACAACACCGAGGGTGTTGCCAACTCCACCTCCAACATCAACCAACACATCCACATCTTTGAAGCCTTGGTAAACTTCAAGAGCCTTCTTCACGACCGCGATGGTGAATCCCGTCTGATTAAAGAGCTTGCTGAATCTCTCATCTGTACCCATATAGTCAAAGAGTTTCATGCCACCATGTGCACGACCAAATGCATCTCCTCCGTCTAGCACCACATCTTTTAGTTGTCCCCTGAGAATATAGTATATCAACAACTTAAGATTCATTGTGTTTTATactttgaatattattaaacgttaaatagaaaattaccAGGTATTGAGGAAGACACTGTCAAAATTGACAATGACTTGAGAAGCAAGGGATCCCATATCTTGAATGTTATCTTTCAAGAAGAACCTGCAAATTGGCTCGGCTCTGTAGACCCTCTCGCCCTTTCCGGTTTGGACCGTACCACACTGGACCATGGAGTAACTAGCTAGTAGACGAAGCATCCGGTCCAGCAAAACCGGTGCTCCTGGGTTACGAGGTGTGATTGGTAGCCGACTTGATATCTCAGAAGGTGAGAGGAACACCGAGGCGGTGTAGAGAGTGTCAAAGACACCGAGCTCTAGGGCAGCTTTGAGAACCATCGGAAAAGCGGCAGCATTGGCTATTCTCACGGCCATCAAACCCAATTCATTATCATCATCGATAACAGTTTGGgttttagagtttgagtttaaggtTTCTTCAAAAGGAAATCCCATTTCTTTTATTTAGCTccttgtttctttcttctcttcgtACGTGACCACACTGATCAAAGGCGAGAGATAGAtggagtgtgtgtgtgtgttttctttgtAGTGTTGGGATGGTAATTTAGTGTATTCCTGATGCAGCTTCGTTTCTCCTTTTATAGCTAAAGTTGAGATagtttcatataaatatattattgttaGCATGCCGGTCCATCTTGGGCGCTGAATAGTCTATATATGAAGTACCGCAGAAATTTATGAACCACTTATGGCTGCTGAAATCTTGTTCAAGTCAGTGGATTTAGTCAAAGTTCAGAGCATAGACTTAATCTAATTACATTTCGATATCCTTGTGTTCCTAGTCCACAAACCatctataaaagaaaacaacgacgacaatcatttttttttcttttgtttatgtatatattcaGTTTCATCGATATGGATATGTTATCAACAAATTATAATACTAGTTACAACGGTGCATAGTAACCACTTGGTCTACAAAGGTATTATATCGTCCAGATTTTCAATCATCTAGTTAGGCTGGATAAAATATCGTAGATTTTGATTCGACTCGTTATTCATTTCAATTCGAACTGAAAAATATCTACAAAAATACTAATATGTAATATTCATTAGAAACGgaaaaaatcacaaaatttaatatttttaagaacaAATGTCCGATTTGGTTCAATatctgcatatatatatatatataaataatattacacataacatatataaatgttatataaatattaaaatatttaatatattaaatttattttattggtgATTAGAATTTAGAGgtaatttttgtaataaaatattattatttaacattatttttgaattttgaattttaattttatttgtacgGATCTAATAGA
The Raphanus sativus cultivar WK10039 chromosome 1, ASM80110v3, whole genome shotgun sequence DNA segment above includes these coding regions:
- the LOC108806475 gene encoding indole glucosinolate O-methyltransferase 4 yields the protein MGILIEETLSSNTKTQIVIDDDNELGLMAVRLANAAAFPMVLKAALELGVFDTLYANAACTDSFLSPSEIASRLPTTPRNPEAPALLDRMLRLLASYSMIKCGKVSSEKGERVYRAEPICRFFLKDNIQDIGSLASQVIVNFDSVFLNTWAQLKDVVLEGGDAFGRAHGGMKLFDYMGTDERFSKLFNQTGFTIAVVKKALEVYQGFKDVNVLVDVGGGVGNTLGVVTSKYPNIKGVNFDLTCALAQAPSYPGVEHVAGNMFVDVPKGDAMILKRILHDWTDEDCVKILKNCWKSLPENGKVVVIELVTPDDAENGDINANIAFDMDMLMFTQCSGGKERSRAEFEALAMQSGFTRCKFICQAYHCWIIEFCK
- the LOC108806512 gene encoding indole glucosinolate O-methyltransferase 4, which translates into the protein MGFPFEETLNSNSKTQTVIDDDNELGLMAVRIANAAAFPMVLKAALELGVFDTLYTASVFLSPSEISSRLPITPRNPGAPVLLDRMLRLLASYSMVQCGTVQTGKGERVYRAEPICRFFLKDNIQDMGSLASQVIVNFDSVFLNTWGQLKDVVLDGGDAFGRAHGGMKLFDYMGTDERFSKLFNQTGFTIAVVKKALEVYQGFKDVDVLVDVGGGVGNTLGVVTSKYPNIKGVNFDLTCALAQAPSYPGVEHVAGDMFVDVPNGDAMILKRILHDWIDEDCVKILKNCWKSLPENGKVVVIELVTPDEAENGDINANIAFDMDMLMFTQCSGGKERSRDEFEALAAASGFTHCKFVCQAYHCWIIEFCK
- the LOC108806502 gene encoding uncharacterized protein LOC108806502 isoform X2, which encodes MPVSFSHPQTFRSTPLQQCRPPSPPHPVLGRGNLYPCVCGIPLFSKVLVPISCYLIRTNSTRTSLTRSSLTNADVDGPLRDSEEIHCAALPLCMFVGPIFSGDLSSPLAEAHRPSQDCCVSIAAGVSISKVCILSFPSLNRSSFAGPKVITNWAWTAKFPYYDSPQTSYTKPRNTDFWWVHRGLKFADNGILSC
- the LOC108806502 gene encoding uncharacterized protein LOC108806502 isoform X1 — encoded protein: MPVSFSHPQTFRSTPLQQCRPPSPPHPVLGRGNLYPCVCGIPLFSKVLVPISCYLIRTNSTRTSLTRSSLTNADVDGPLRDSEEIHCAALPLCMFVGPIFSGDLSSPLAEAHRPSQDCCVSIAAGVSISKVCILSFPSLNRSSFAGPKVITNWAWTAKFPYYDSPQTSYTKPRNTVLLLKDFWWVHRGLKFADNGILSC